One Cololabis saira isolate AMF1-May2022 chromosome 18, fColSai1.1, whole genome shotgun sequence genomic region harbors:
- the armc2 gene encoding armadillo repeat-containing protein 2: MNTGIFLGGTLFEQILSAGLHLRLVKERLSPGQGQTQLSVKQLSGINHTTIFNGHPKPDRCTTTSKSCKLVQPGVDSGVRATVCRAERRTDLGCRDNAAITKEDAETSLWNSVIAPVLNELESVAAGSSEGSVDRLCDLCDHLHGTLADADTLNRQCKRRSWILRTLFRLIDLNYAQLNLRIAKLCLTLCVRGNNLLNICKLIFKISRTDDNDILFENNSIIDSLLGLLNNEDVGVSGEALLYCVGTLKFLSGNITFLRLMLDKNCIGVAQKLIQKLCTVEDTHFTIAGHILVQLTATLRNVADHPDSRPHFVSFSILPALCLVLRHHSEDQDICLNVSRIYSKLSSYSESCLSLAQTHDCYPLFIELLRKHHQKQELVVRLLFTLGNLTAKGGEPRQLLFQCDGCMETLLQLYKSYQRKDPAPYTPIQRGTPFSTEPANPLISAREVDDVLVKLVTVLANISIHPAVGSTLTTNTTCIKLLMETLELRSVQESEELLVKVAATITNLSFYQVEGSEIRSNQLAIATLLLKLMLSSSMDAMLEATRVYGNLSHCKNVQDFIMQNKVHRFVVTLLDSKSAEMCFSACGVLTNLALDPPNRVCLALEEASVKLVDCLRDFGPGDWQLAGHVCRAMWNLTGGGSEKLLDTQQRETLLEMLSAFVDEEEALKWTENEHLRDFHRACWELEFLPVAQKLMMVLQSPDLTA, from the exons ATGAACACAGGCATCTTTTTGGGAGGAACTCTGTTCGAGCAGATCTTGTCAGCAGGCCTCCATCTACGTTTAG TGAAAGAGAGATTAAGTCCAGGCCAAGGACAAACGCAGCTGTCAGTTAAACAACTCTCCGGTATAAACCACACTACAATTTTTAACGGTCATCCCAAACCGGACCGATGCACAACAACAAGTAAAAG ctgTAAACTAGTGCAGCCTGGTGTTGACTCAGGAGTCAGAGCCACAGTGTGTAGAGCAGAACGGAGAACAG ATCTGGGGTGCCGAGACAACGCCGCTATTACAAAGGAAGATGCAGAGACCTCGTTGTGGAATAGTGTGATTGCTCCTGTTCTTAATGAGCTAGAAAGTGTGGCTGCAG GCAGCTCAGAGGGCTCGGTGGACCGCCTGTGTGATTTGTGTGATCATCTCCATGGCACCTTGGCAGATGCGGACACGCTCAATCGACAGTGCAAGAGAAGGTCGTGGATATTGCGAACGCTCTTCCGCCTTATCGACCTCAACTATGCCCAGCTCAACCTACGCATTGCCAAGCTCTGCCTCACT CTGTGTGTCAGGGGAAACAATCTGCTCAACATCTGTAAGCTCATCTTCAAGATCAGCCGCACTGACGACAATGACATCCTCTTCGAGAACAACTCTATCATTG ATTCATTGCTGGGTCTGCTGAACAATGAGGATGTGGGTGTATCAGGAGAAGCTCTTCTGTATTGTGTTGGCACTTTAAAATTCCTCTCTGGAAACATAACATTCCTCAGACTCATGCTGGATAAGAATTGCATCGGTGTGGCTCAGAAGCTCATCCAGAAGCTCTGTACAGTCGAAGACACCCACTTTACCATAGCAGGACACATCCTTGTACAG TTGACAGCCACCCTAAGAAATGTTGCCGATCACCCAGATTCCCGCCCACACTTTGTTTCCTTCTCTATACTGCCAGCGCTGTGCCTGGTACTGCGTCATCACAGTGAAGACCAGGACATCTGCCTAAACGTTTCCAGAATTTACAG CAAACTCTCCTCTTACTCCGAGTCCTGTCTCTCGCTTGCTCAGACCCATGACTGCTACCCGCTATTTATAGAACTACTGCGCAAACATCACCAAAAACAG GAACTTGTTGTGCGTCTTCTCTTCACTCTTGGGAACCTCACAGCCAAAGGCGGCGAGCCTCGTCAGCTGCTCTTTCAGTGTGATGGCTGCATGGAAACGCTTCTCCAACTTTACAAAAGCTACCAGAGAAAAGACCCGGCCCCATACACACCCATCCAGAGAGGGACCCCTTTCTCCACAGAACCTGCCAATCCTCTCATCAGTGCACGGGAGGTCGATGACGTGCTGGTGAAGCTGGTCACGGTGCTGGCGaacatttccatccatccagctgTCGGCTCAACGCTGACCACAAATACAACCTGCATTAAACTTCTAATGGAGACGCTGG AGCTGAGATCTGTGCAGGAGAGCGAGGAGCTGTTGGTGAAGGTCGCTGCCACCATCACCAACCTGTCCTTCTACCAGGTGGAAGGCTCAGAGATCAGAAGTAATCAGCTCGCCATTGCAACGT TGCTTTTGAAGTTGATGCTTAGCTCCAGTATGGATGCCATGCTGGAGGCCACCCGTGTCTATGGAAATTTGTCCCATTGCAAGAATGTGCAGGACTTCATTATGCAAAACAAAG TGCACCGGTTTGTGGTGACTCTGCTGGATTCAAAGAGCGCTGAGATGTGTTTTTCAGCCTGCGGGGTCCTTACCAACCTGGCTCTGGACCCTCCCAACAGGGTCTGTCTCGCACTGGAGGAGGCTTCTGTCAA GCTGGTGGACTGCCTGAGAGACTTTGGACCAGGTGACTGGCAGCTGGCAGGGCACGTATGCCGGGCCATGTGGAATCTGACGGGTGGTGGCTCAGAGAAGCTGTTGGACACACAACAGAGGGAAACGCTGCTCGAAATGCTGTCTGCATTCGTGG ATGAAGAGGAGGCTCTGAAGTGGACAGAAAACGAACATCTGAGGGACTTTCACAGGGCTTGCTGGGAGTTGGAGTTCCTGCCTGTTGCTCAAAAACTGATGATGGTGctccagtctccagatctcacaGCTTGA